A window of the Chloroflexus sp. Y-396-1 genome harbors these coding sequences:
- a CDS encoding class I SAM-dependent methyltransferase: protein MALDITFDNIADVYDAQRAHPPDVAAAIGNAIVSRIGQGSLLLEVGVGTGRIALPVAEAGAAVVGIDISAGMLATARKRATQAGTHLLLVQADAQSLPFANTTFDAVLAVHVLHLLPDWRGGLAEIVRVTKPGGLIIQGVDWRDPSSCAGMLRAQLRQVVMELLPGARPPGAGAAVSQHLAKLGAPVFGEAIEAARWERTLSPADVIDGMAARIDAETWALSDDILAEAIARVKSWAQQRWPDLNEPQIVEHRFLLTIHRVGERIPAQVEQSGGR, encoded by the coding sequence ATGGCACTTGACATCACCTTCGACAACATCGCCGATGTGTATGATGCGCAGCGAGCCCATCCACCAGATGTCGCAGCCGCTATTGGGAATGCGATTGTGAGCCGTATTGGGCAGGGTAGCCTCTTGCTAGAGGTAGGTGTAGGAACCGGACGGATTGCTCTTCCGGTTGCCGAAGCTGGTGCAGCAGTGGTCGGGATCGATATTTCAGCCGGCATGCTTGCCACTGCACGCAAGCGGGCCACACAGGCCGGTACACATCTGCTGCTCGTACAGGCCGATGCACAGTCGCTTCCATTTGCTAACACGACGTTCGATGCAGTGCTGGCAGTGCATGTCCTGCACCTGCTGCCTGACTGGCGTGGTGGGCTGGCCGAGATCGTGCGGGTTACAAAACCGGGCGGTCTGATTATCCAGGGGGTTGATTGGCGCGATCCCAGTTCGTGCGCCGGGATGCTGCGCGCCCAACTGCGCCAGGTCGTGATGGAACTGCTTCCTGGAGCACGACCGCCGGGTGCTGGCGCGGCGGTGAGTCAACATTTAGCGAAACTCGGTGCGCCGGTATTCGGAGAGGCTATCGAAGCAGCGCGATGGGAACGCACCCTCAGCCCTGCCGACGTGATCGATGGCATGGCAGCACGGATCGATGCCGAAACCTGGGCCTTGAGCGACGATATTTTAGCCGAGGCAATAGCACGGGTGAAGAGCTGGGCTCAACAGCGCTGGCCCGATCTAAACGAACCGCAAATTGTTGAACACCGCTTTCTCCTCACAATCCATCGCGTTGGTGAGCGCATACCGGCGCAGGTTGAACAGAGCGGAGGCAGATAA
- a CDS encoding DUF169 domain-containing protein has protein sequence MSEQDGVPDLKMLHRLLTERMRVKRRPVAITYCYDGPPPGYEPVNIVACAIVREAEQGRRVYVDADHHDCWVGQYHLGFNPEPGPYITQGIYLTDAQGFYTPEAAACNKQQSYALPAGTIKALAAAPLDDVPDGVPIDLMVCVVDPQRAMQIAGAASVRIGTFPVGELGASACASIFATPWHTKNSVFAIGDGGGRMHNRLDPSEMFVSIPRSHLRYVVELIENFRIDPQKMREVIMPSYSAKAKLSREE, from the coding sequence ATGAGTGAACAAGACGGTGTTCCCGATCTCAAAATGCTTCATCGCCTTTTGACTGAACGGATGCGGGTCAAACGCCGACCAGTGGCAATCACCTACTGTTATGATGGGCCACCACCAGGCTACGAACCGGTTAATATCGTCGCATGCGCGATTGTTCGTGAAGCAGAACAGGGGCGACGGGTGTACGTTGATGCCGATCACCACGACTGCTGGGTAGGGCAGTATCATCTCGGCTTCAACCCAGAGCCAGGGCCATACATTACTCAGGGCATCTACTTGACCGATGCACAAGGGTTCTATACTCCCGAAGCAGCAGCATGTAACAAGCAACAGAGCTACGCGCTACCAGCAGGGACAATTAAGGCATTGGCTGCTGCACCACTCGATGATGTACCAGATGGAGTACCGATTGACTTGATGGTTTGCGTCGTTGATCCGCAACGAGCGATGCAAATTGCCGGCGCAGCCAGTGTTCGGATTGGAACATTTCCCGTGGGTGAGCTGGGCGCCAGTGCATGCGCCTCGATTTTCGCTACCCCATGGCACACAAAAAATTCTGTCTTTGCGATTGGCGATGGCGGTGGACGAATGCATAACCGGCTTGATCCGAGTGAAATGTTTGTTTCCATCCCGCGATCACATTTGCGCTACGTGGTAGAATTAATAGAGAACTTCCGTATTGATCCACAAAAAATGCGTGAAGTGATCATGCCTTCGTATTCCGCAAAAGCGAAACTATCGCGAGAGGAGTGA
- the bchF gene encoding 2-vinyl bacteriochlorophyllide hydratase: MYTPEQLERRNRSPWTKAQFILAPIQFVVFLISFALVIRYLATGEGYWIATISVWLKIALIWALTITGMLWEHDIYGKYFMAPEFFWEDLGNLIAIITHNAYFVAVWLNLDERTVMWVMVFAYVTYLFNAGQFIVKGIQSAKQRRLLQAQLQAQSAGTAKMQ; encoded by the coding sequence ATGTATACGCCCGAACAACTCGAACGGCGCAATCGATCACCCTGGACAAAAGCGCAATTCATTCTTGCACCCATCCAATTTGTTGTCTTCCTCATTAGCTTTGCACTGGTGATCCGTTATCTTGCTACCGGTGAGGGCTACTGGATCGCGACCATTAGTGTGTGGCTCAAAATTGCGCTAATTTGGGCGCTTACCATTACCGGTATGCTGTGGGAACACGATATTTACGGCAAATATTTTATGGCGCCCGAATTCTTCTGGGAGGATCTCGGCAATCTCATCGCGATCATTACTCACAATGCCTATTTCGTTGCCGTTTGGCTCAATCTCGATGAACGCACCGTGATGTGGGTGATGGTCTTCGCCTATGTCACCTATTTGTTCAATGCCGGACAATTTATCGTGAAAGGAATTCAATCGGCCAAGCAACGACGCTTGTTGCAAGCCCAGTTACAGGCTCAGTCGGCAGGGACGGCAAAAATGCAATAG
- the bchI gene encoding magnesium chelatase ATPase subunit I, which produces MTKEQEQEITVTEPSTNGQAPIPNAPVPPYPFVAIVGQAELKLALLLCVVNPTIGGVMVMGHRGTAKSTAVRALAAMLPPIKAVAGCPYSCAPDRMAGLCDQCRALEHQTGRHKKPPVISIPVPVVDLPLGATEDRVCGTLDIERALTQGVQAFAPGLLARANRGFLYIDEVNLLEDHLVDVLLDVAASGVNVVEREGISVRHPARFVLVGSGNPEEGDLRPQLLDRFGLHARITTITDVNERVEIVKRRREYDADPFAFVEKWSKETQKLQRKIKQAQRRLPEVVLPDPVLYKIAELCVKLEVDGHRGELTLARAATALAALEGRNEVTLQDVRRIAVLALRHRLRKDPLETQDDAVRIERAVEEVLTP; this is translated from the coding sequence ATGACCAAAGAACAAGAGCAAGAAATCACAGTAACCGAACCTTCAACCAATGGTCAGGCGCCCATTCCCAATGCGCCGGTTCCGCCCTATCCATTCGTAGCGATTGTTGGTCAAGCTGAACTAAAGTTAGCCCTGTTACTCTGTGTCGTTAATCCGACCATTGGGGGCGTGATGGTGATGGGCCATCGCGGTACGGCGAAATCAACTGCGGTGCGGGCCCTTGCGGCTATGTTGCCTCCAATTAAAGCCGTGGCCGGATGTCCCTATTCTTGCGCACCTGATCGCATGGCCGGCCTATGTGATCAGTGTCGGGCACTAGAGCACCAGACCGGTAGGCACAAAAAGCCTCCCGTGATCAGCATTCCGGTGCCGGTGGTTGATTTGCCACTCGGCGCGACTGAAGATCGCGTCTGTGGTACGCTCGATATTGAACGGGCATTGACCCAGGGCGTGCAGGCTTTTGCGCCCGGATTGCTGGCACGCGCCAATCGTGGGTTCCTCTACATTGATGAGGTCAACCTGCTTGAAGATCACTTGGTTGATGTACTGCTCGACGTGGCAGCGTCGGGTGTCAATGTGGTAGAACGCGAAGGGATAAGTGTACGCCACCCGGCCCGGTTTGTTCTCGTTGGGTCGGGCAATCCTGAAGAGGGTGATCTCCGTCCACAGCTCCTGGATCGGTTCGGCCTGCACGCACGTATCACCACCATTACCGACGTCAATGAGCGCGTCGAGATTGTGAAACGCCGACGCGAGTACGATGCCGACCCGTTTGCGTTCGTCGAGAAGTGGTCGAAAGAGACTCAGAAGCTCCAAAGAAAGATTAAGCAGGCGCAACGCCGTCTGCCAGAGGTCGTGTTACCCGATCCAGTACTCTACAAGATTGCCGAATTGTGTGTCAAACTCGAGGTTGACGGACATCGCGGTGAATTGACGCTAGCCCGCGCCGCCACTGCCCTGGCAGCACTCGAAGGCCGGAATGAGGTCACTCTCCAGGATGTGCGCCGTATTGCGGTGCTGGCGCTGCGCCATCGCCTGCGCAAAGACCCGCTCGAAACGCAGGATGATGCGGTACGGATCGAGCGTGCCGTCGAAGAGGTTTTAACCCCATAA
- a CDS encoding chlorophyllide a reductase iron protein subunit X has protein sequence MPAHPKQKQTGSTARMLAVYGKGGMGKSFFTTNLVGKLALLGNRVLQLGCDPKHDSCNALFGGVSLPTLGDVWREFKEAGREDELAPHHVIFKTTIMNGAATVYGCEIGGPEVGRGCGGRGITFGFDMLEKFGLSQWALDYIVMDFLGDVVCGGFATPLSRSLAEEVIILCGNDRQSLYAANNIASAAKYFASMGGRTKLLGLVVNRDDGSGVAARFAEKINLPVLASIPLDRKVRELADACQLALQDPRFDALFDRLARQIIERTLPTVKMEDVRPLEYKEFLSVFGAEEPDIVPAGATAEELFGEHQVRQPKPVISLDLMERAVGDKPEMDAPTRLVVKRLLKELGMYVTEANYDPKKGMTLTVDGHTTICMGNTDDLDSKLAILAALQRSGEPFRYVDLRRPASPFYR, from the coding sequence ATGCCAGCCCATCCAAAACAGAAGCAAACCGGTTCAACCGCACGGATGTTGGCCGTCTACGGTAAAGGCGGCATGGGAAAGTCGTTCTTCACTACCAATCTGGTCGGCAAACTGGCGTTGCTCGGCAATCGGGTTCTTCAGCTTGGCTGCGATCCAAAACACGATAGCTGCAATGCCCTCTTCGGCGGGGTCAGCCTGCCAACGCTCGGTGATGTCTGGCGTGAGTTTAAAGAAGCCGGACGCGAAGACGAACTAGCCCCCCACCACGTTATCTTTAAGACGACGATTATGAACGGGGCAGCCACAGTGTATGGTTGCGAAATTGGCGGGCCAGAGGTAGGACGCGGTTGCGGCGGGCGTGGGATCACCTTTGGTTTCGATATGCTGGAAAAATTCGGCCTCAGCCAGTGGGCACTCGATTATATAGTCATGGACTTTCTGGGTGATGTGGTGTGCGGCGGTTTCGCAACCCCGCTTTCCCGATCCCTGGCCGAAGAGGTGATTATTCTCTGTGGTAACGACCGCCAAAGCCTCTATGCGGCGAATAATATTGCCAGCGCAGCCAAGTATTTCGCCAGTATGGGCGGGCGAACGAAACTGTTGGGCCTGGTGGTCAATCGCGATGACGGCAGCGGTGTCGCCGCGCGCTTTGCCGAAAAGATTAATCTCCCCGTCTTGGCGAGTATTCCGCTTGATCGGAAAGTGCGCGAACTGGCCGACGCCTGCCAGTTAGCGTTGCAGGACCCGCGCTTCGATGCGCTCTTTGACCGGCTGGCCCGCCAGATTATCGAACGCACGCTACCCACAGTGAAGATGGAAGATGTCCGACCGCTCGAATACAAAGAGTTTCTGAGTGTATTCGGCGCTGAAGAGCCGGATATTGTCCCTGCTGGCGCGACTGCCGAGGAGTTATTCGGCGAGCACCAGGTCCGGCAACCGAAGCCGGTTATTTCGCTTGACCTGATGGAACGAGCGGTTGGCGACAAACCAGAGATGGATGCGCCTACCCGTCTGGTCGTGAAACGATTGCTGAAAGAATTGGGCATGTACGTCACTGAAGCGAATTACGATCCGAAGAAAGGAATGACGCTTACCGTTGATGGTCATACCACCATTTGTATGGGCAATACTGACGATCTCGACAGTAAGCTAGCGATCTTGGCGGCATTACAGCGTTCGGGCGAACCGTTCCGCTACGTTGATCTGCGTCGACCGGCCAGCCCATTCTACCGGTAA
- the bchD gene encoding magnesium chelatase ATPase subunit D produces MVQKARELPAAPLPFTAIVGLEAARQALLLLAVDPKLAGVAIGAGAGTGKSALVRAFARMLAGGHEFDPTLPCQLVEMPVGVSEDRLLGGIDIEATLATGERVHRSGLLARANGGMLYVDSVNLLDDSTINHILSALDSGVVRVEREGISVVEPARFVLLVTYDPAEGPPRRHLLDRLGLIVAPIGKAPVTTRAEVVRRNLRPTADYEDDEALVLAGILAARELLPSVTISDEQIQQLSLTALALGIEGHRADMFAVRAARAAAALAGRETVSNEDLELAVRLVMLPRATRLPDMQPQEAPPPPTPEPAPPPPSQQQDEDRSDDEEDQPPRSPDDELTVEDLILAAMETEVPPDILETPFTVRRRGRSGSRGTISGQRGRHIRSVPGKPAQGRLDIIATLRAAAPWQRLRAAEHHPHRRGRIHLRADDLHIKKYRSKAGTLFCFLVDASGSMALHRMRQAKGAVNALLQQAYVHRDQVALLAFRGDRADLLLPPSQSVELAKRALDVLPTGGGTPLAAALLAAYQISEQARARGIYRTTIVLITDGRPNVPLKADPTMDKTRRLEQARQEVQQLAGRLRAAGVGAVVIDTQRSFVSRGEAQQLAAWLGGRYVYLPNGRGDQIANAVIAASEDG; encoded by the coding sequence ATGGTGCAGAAAGCCAGAGAACTACCAGCAGCGCCACTGCCGTTTACTGCCATTGTCGGATTAGAAGCGGCCCGGCAGGCACTCTTGTTACTGGCAGTTGATCCGAAATTGGCAGGCGTTGCCATCGGTGCCGGTGCGGGCACCGGCAAGAGTGCCCTGGTGCGTGCCTTCGCCCGTATGCTGGCCGGTGGGCACGAGTTCGACCCAACCTTACCCTGTCAGTTAGTAGAGATGCCGGTTGGTGTCAGTGAAGATCGGTTATTGGGCGGAATCGACATCGAAGCGACCCTAGCAACGGGTGAGCGCGTCCATCGCAGTGGTCTGTTGGCACGTGCCAATGGGGGAATGCTCTACGTTGATAGTGTCAATCTGCTCGACGATAGTACCATTAACCACATTTTGAGTGCGCTCGACAGTGGAGTGGTACGGGTTGAACGCGAGGGCATTTCAGTCGTTGAACCGGCGCGCTTTGTCTTGCTGGTCACTTATGATCCAGCAGAAGGGCCACCACGGCGCCATCTTCTTGATCGGCTGGGATTGATCGTCGCACCGATCGGGAAAGCACCGGTAACAACTCGAGCAGAAGTCGTGCGCCGCAATTTGCGGCCCACTGCCGACTACGAAGATGATGAAGCGCTGGTATTGGCCGGGATTCTGGCCGCCCGCGAACTGCTGCCCTCAGTTACGATCAGCGATGAGCAAATCCAGCAATTGAGTCTAACGGCACTAGCACTCGGGATTGAAGGCCACCGTGCCGATATGTTCGCGGTACGTGCAGCTCGCGCCGCAGCAGCGCTGGCCGGTCGCGAAACGGTAAGCAATGAAGACCTCGAATTGGCGGTACGACTGGTGATGTTGCCACGCGCCACCCGCTTACCCGACATGCAACCACAAGAGGCGCCGCCTCCACCGACACCTGAACCAGCCCCACCGCCACCGAGTCAGCAGCAAGACGAAGACCGCTCAGACGACGAGGAAGATCAACCACCACGATCTCCCGATGATGAACTGACGGTCGAAGATCTGATTTTAGCGGCTATGGAAACGGAGGTACCACCGGATATTCTCGAAACCCCCTTTACCGTGCGTCGCCGCGGACGTAGCGGTTCGCGGGGAACCATTTCGGGTCAACGCGGACGCCACATCCGTTCGGTGCCAGGGAAACCGGCGCAAGGGCGGCTCGACATCATTGCAACCCTCCGAGCGGCAGCGCCCTGGCAACGGCTACGCGCTGCGGAACACCATCCGCATCGGCGTGGTCGCATTCACCTCCGGGCCGACGATCTGCACATCAAGAAGTACCGTTCAAAAGCGGGAACACTCTTCTGTTTCCTGGTTGATGCCAGCGGCTCGATGGCGCTACACCGGATGCGACAGGCAAAAGGTGCCGTAAATGCCCTCTTGCAACAAGCCTACGTTCATCGCGATCAGGTTGCTCTCCTGGCCTTCCGTGGTGACCGCGCCGATCTGTTGCTTCCCCCATCACAAAGCGTTGAGCTGGCAAAACGAGCGCTCGATGTGTTACCGACCGGCGGTGGCACACCTCTAGCAGCAGCCCTACTGGCCGCGTATCAGATCAGCGAACAGGCGCGTGCGCGCGGTATCTATCGCACGACAATTGTGTTGATCACCGACGGACGACCGAATGTGCCGCTCAAGGCCGATCCGACAATGGATAAGACGCGCCGGCTTGAACAGGCGCGCCAGGAGGTACAGCAATTGGCTGGCCGCCTCCGGGCTGCTGGTGTTGGCGCAGTGGTTATTGATACCCAACGCAGCTTTGTATCACGGGGTGAAGCCCAACAACTGGCAGCCTGGCTCGGCGGACGATACGTCTATCTGCCCAACGGACGAGGTGATCAGATCGCGAATGCAGTGATCGCTGCGAGTGAGGATGGGTAG
- a CDS encoding zinc-binding dehydrogenase, with product MPIKSRAVVIPKRNTIEIRTVQVNDPKAGDVLIKTAFTSISAGTERMLLDGRLPQPQLLFPVVPGYETVGQVVQVGSKAPKELLGQWVYIGGARCFRGVNAAWGGQSEYITAEHERVVPLGSIEPATGVLLALAATALHGIKIAQIRRNDRVLVLGQGIVGQLAARLAKYAGAQHVAVADRVAVRLQASQADQVIDVTRESLDEAIGEAKVNVLIEATGSMGALSGALPLLADHGRVVLLGYYDHINIPYAPVFMREAQILVAREWEFGPDGDLPRARDLLANGDLKVDGLLTHYVPLERIQAAYRLALEDPACLKVVVTWPHNNQDAE from the coding sequence ATGCCGATCAAGTCGCGGGCAGTAGTTATTCCCAAGCGGAACACGATTGAGATTCGCACGGTGCAGGTGAATGATCCAAAAGCCGGGGATGTCTTGATTAAGACGGCCTTTACCTCGATCAGCGCCGGCACCGAACGGATGCTACTTGATGGACGCTTGCCACAACCCCAGCTCCTCTTTCCGGTAGTACCTGGTTATGAAACGGTTGGGCAGGTTGTGCAGGTCGGTAGCAAGGCACCGAAAGAGTTGCTCGGGCAATGGGTATACATCGGTGGCGCACGCTGTTTCCGCGGTGTCAATGCCGCCTGGGGTGGGCAAAGCGAGTATATTACTGCCGAACACGAACGGGTGGTACCGCTCGGATCAATCGAACCGGCAACGGGTGTGTTGCTGGCACTGGCAGCCACTGCACTCCACGGCATCAAAATTGCCCAGATTCGGCGCAACGATCGAGTGTTGGTTTTAGGGCAGGGCATTGTTGGGCAACTGGCAGCCCGTCTGGCCAAGTATGCCGGCGCCCAGCACGTGGCAGTCGCCGACCGGGTAGCAGTGCGGTTGCAAGCCAGCCAAGCTGATCAGGTGATTGACGTGACGCGTGAGTCGCTCGATGAAGCGATTGGTGAAGCCAAGGTTAATGTCCTGATTGAAGCAACCGGCTCGATGGGTGCGTTATCCGGTGCGTTGCCACTCTTGGCCGACCATGGTCGGGTTGTGCTGTTGGGATACTACGATCACATCAATATTCCCTATGCACCGGTCTTTATGCGTGAGGCGCAAATTCTGGTGGCCCGTGAGTGGGAATTTGGTCCCGACGGCGATTTACCACGCGCTCGCGATCTACTGGCTAACGGTGATTTAAAGGTGGATGGTCTACTTACCCACTATGTACCGCTCGAACGCATTCAGGCGGCTTATCGACTGGCTCTCGAAGATCCGGCGTGTCTGAAGGTTGTAGTGACCTGGCCGCACAATAACCAGGACGCTGAGTAA
- a CDS encoding BCD family MFS transporter: MGLLRFAVKTFRLSLMRVGAGWMFALLTFNFNRVSIADLGAMAVIVTTLIGLHHFISFFQVYWGRFTDRYPIFGLRRTPYVILSNIGASLIFVALPSIAIGLGERSFIATVEAFVLIFIFGVLMAMNGSSSNALIAEVTTPRERGAVVAFIWATVIISGIVSAGVSRVIMPVYSPETMQQLYNLTPIIVTITVLLGVVGLEKPISKEEHQRLLAQAPEGGEAGPIETWRVATGLMRYNPQVRGFFAFVLLAIMGIFLQDAILEPFGAEVFGMPQKDTAAFQQMWGAGALLGMLGIGILSSLLPIQKKTIATIGGLGIAGGLAMLMISALSYHREIITPALFIMGLGIGLFNVGALAMMMEMTVEGQTGLYMGMWGMAQGLGNGFANVLSGLGHTVMIETGLVSPVVGYGLVFGLEALLMVIAIGVLRGISVQEFKGLTRRDITTALAMDTAS; this comes from the coding sequence ATGGGCCTGCTCCGTTTCGCCGTCAAAACATTTCGCCTCTCGCTGATGCGGGTTGGTGCCGGGTGGATGTTTGCCTTGCTTACCTTTAACTTTAATCGCGTATCGATTGCTGATCTCGGCGCGATGGCGGTGATCGTCACCACGTTGATCGGTCTCCACCACTTCATCTCGTTCTTTCAGGTGTACTGGGGGCGCTTTACCGACCGTTATCCCATCTTTGGCTTACGGCGCACGCCTTATGTTATTCTGTCAAATATTGGCGCATCTCTCATCTTCGTGGCCTTACCCAGCATTGCCATTGGCCTGGGAGAACGCTCATTTATCGCCACAGTTGAAGCATTTGTCCTTATCTTCATCTTCGGCGTGTTGATGGCAATGAACGGAAGTTCGTCCAATGCCCTTATTGCCGAAGTGACCACACCGCGAGAGCGTGGCGCGGTAGTCGCATTCATCTGGGCCACCGTCATCATCAGCGGCATTGTCTCGGCTGGTGTTTCGCGAGTCATTATGCCCGTCTACTCGCCGGAGACAATGCAACAGCTTTACAATCTGACCCCCATTATCGTAACTATCACTGTGCTATTGGGCGTGGTTGGCCTTGAAAAGCCGATCTCGAAGGAAGAGCATCAACGCTTGCTTGCTCAGGCACCTGAAGGAGGCGAGGCCGGACCGATTGAGACATGGAGGGTTGCTACCGGTCTGATGCGCTACAACCCACAGGTACGTGGCTTTTTCGCCTTCGTTCTACTGGCGATTATGGGTATTTTCCTGCAAGATGCAATCCTGGAGCCATTCGGTGCTGAGGTCTTTGGGATGCCGCAGAAAGATACCGCTGCATTTCAACAAATGTGGGGTGCTGGTGCCCTGCTTGGTATGCTCGGAATTGGTATCCTCTCCAGCCTGCTCCCGATCCAGAAGAAGACCATTGCAACGATTGGTGGACTGGGTATCGCCGGTGGGCTGGCAATGCTGATGATCTCGGCTCTGTCATACCATCGTGAGATTATCACCCCCGCCCTGTTTATTATGGGTCTCGGCATCGGTCTGTTTAATGTCGGTGCACTGGCGATGATGATGGAGATGACGGTCGAAGGTCAGACCGGTCTCTATATGGGGATGTGGGGGATGGCGCAGGGCCTGGGGAATGGTTTTGCTAATGTCCTGAGCGGCCTGGGACATACGGTGATGATCGAAACCGGTCTGGTGTCACCTGTAGTCGGGTATGGGCTCGTCTTCGGACTGGAAGCGTTGCTGATGGTCATTGCTATCGGTGTTCTCCGTGGGATCTCGGTGCAGGAGTTCAAGGGTCTTACCCGTCGGGACATCACCACCGCACTGGCAATGGATACGGCCTCCTGA
- a CDS encoding replication-associated recombination protein A, translated as MPPKQRGTTLFDAQRQQALQQQAPLAARMRPRTLDEFVGQVHIVGEGKLLRRAIANDQLFSLILWGPPGSGKTTLAQIIASSTQAHFEPLSAVSAGVNDLRRVVQEAQDRLGMFQQRTIVFIDEIHRFNKSQQDAILPYVEDGTIILIGATTENPSFEVNSALLSRARVFKLEALTDEEIGILIDRALSDQERGLGNMKIMLARDARDYLINMSNGDARMALNALEAAARSKPPAIGETRLITIDDIRDALQSRAARYDKRGELHFDAISALHKSVRDSDPDGALYWLARMLDGGEDPLYIARRLVRIAVEDVGLADPQALPQTIAAQQAVHFLGQPEGELALAQAVVYLCLAPKSNALYRAYGAAQRDVAETRNEPVPLHLRNAPTQLMKRLGYGKGYEYAHDLPEGRSDQAHLPPNLIGRIYYEPSGRGFEAIARERLAWREERRRPEPPAPPSAPEELAPGEEPQVPPEELAPGEEPQLPSPLTPTRRRERRGKA; from the coding sequence ATGCCACCTAAACAACGAGGGACAACTCTGTTTGATGCGCAACGTCAACAGGCATTGCAACAGCAAGCGCCACTGGCCGCCCGTATGCGACCACGCACGCTCGATGAGTTTGTCGGGCAGGTGCATATTGTTGGCGAAGGCAAACTGCTTCGGCGAGCTATTGCAAATGATCAGCTCTTCTCACTGATCCTGTGGGGGCCACCGGGAAGTGGAAAGACAACGCTGGCTCAAATCATTGCCAGCAGTACGCAGGCCCATTTTGAGCCGCTCAGTGCCGTCAGTGCGGGTGTAAACGATCTGCGCCGGGTTGTGCAAGAAGCGCAAGACCGGCTGGGGATGTTTCAGCAGCGCACAATTGTCTTCATCGACGAGATTCACCGCTTTAACAAGAGTCAGCAAGACGCGATTTTACCCTACGTTGAAGATGGAACGATCATTCTCATTGGTGCTACTACCGAGAATCCATCCTTCGAGGTCAATTCAGCGCTGCTCTCGCGGGCCAGGGTCTTCAAACTGGAAGCGCTCACCGACGAGGAGATCGGTATCCTGATCGACCGTGCACTAAGCGACCAGGAGCGTGGCCTGGGGAATATGAAGATTATGCTGGCACGTGACGCCCGTGACTATCTGATCAATATGTCAAACGGCGATGCCCGCATGGCCCTGAATGCGCTTGAAGCAGCGGCACGCTCGAAGCCGCCAGCGATTGGCGAGACCCGCTTGATTACGATTGATGATATTCGCGATGCGTTGCAGAGTCGCGCCGCCCGCTACGATAAGCGTGGTGAGCTGCACTTTGATGCGATTTCGGCATTGCACAAAAGTGTGCGTGATAGCGACCCCGATGGCGCACTCTACTGGCTAGCCCGAATGCTCGATGGCGGCGAGGATCCACTGTATATTGCACGCCGTCTGGTGCGAATCGCGGTCGAGGATGTTGGTCTGGCCGATCCCCAGGCTCTCCCGCAAACCATTGCCGCACAACAGGCAGTACATTTTCTCGGTCAACCTGAAGGGGAACTGGCGCTGGCGCAAGCGGTTGTCTACCTCTGTCTAGCTCCCAAGAGCAATGCCCTCTATCGGGCGTATGGCGCCGCTCAACGTGACGTGGCGGAGACGCGCAACGAACCGGTGCCACTCCATTTGCGCAACGCACCAACCCAACTGATGAAGCGGCTTGGTTATGGGAAGGGCTACGAGTATGCCCATGACCTGCCTGAGGGGCGTTCTGATCAAGCGCATTTACCGCCTAATCTGATCGGGCGTATTTACTACGAACCAAGTGGGCGGGGATTCGAGGCCATTGCCCGCGAACGATTGGCGTGGCGTGAAGAACGACGCCGGCCCGAACCACCAGCGCCACCATCGGCACCGGAAGAATTAGCGCCGGGTGAAGAACCGCAGGTGCCACCAGAGGAACTTGCTCCGGGTGAAGAACCACAATTGCCGTCGCCATTAACACCGACACGACGGCGCGAAAGGCGAGGGAAAGCATAA